In Triticum urartu cultivar G1812 chromosome 6, Tu2.1, whole genome shotgun sequence, the following proteins share a genomic window:
- the LOC125515325 gene encoding cysteine-rich receptor-like protein kinase 10 isoform X1: MPTYLLLLFFLALWLWPPAASVAAASATVSPLQTLPDEAADTFTANSSYGSNLGALGATLAAGARASGFAKGSYGEAPDKVYGFVLCRGDYTGANCADGLRAAFQGVPERVFFRKAAVVYYDQYMLRFTDDERSFSNISNEPEWSANNMNSVRGSEAAERLMGKVVKLMNTMADLATSGSPRLTNRSRYATGEDGFGEQGVSTVYGLVQCRPDLTGPQCRSCLDGIIKQLPTLFMSNNMSNQEASLSRVGGRILGVRCNLRYEKDLFFEETSDTIKIDMPKNGKSAVFMIVIVGVPLLVLLILGLLLRPYIVKKVRESLLQRELVTLKKEIVNESDSRFSLFRFSKIRSATNNFSDKNKLGEGGFGIVYKGQLCHDQDIAVKRLSPNSVQGFREFMNEIKLIASLQHKNLVRLLGCCIKSKERILVYEYMPNGNLEEFIFGVGAKKSWPVRHGIIEGIVEGLLYLHDYAHECIVHRDMKPSNILLDHEMNPKISDFGIARICLSSVTESNTTTAMGTFGYIAPEYYSQNVYSTRSDVFSFGILVLEIISGKSAVGSYQLSGRSYELRKYAWQLWREQRCDELVDDSLGEEYPEMDVMRCIQIALLCVQDSAEDRPTMRDVTMMLSNGNKRLLLPVQPGSCSVHIDVGTEIEL, translated from the exons ATGCCCACgtacctcctcctcctcttcttcctcgcTTTGTGGTTGTGGCCACCGGCGGCGAGCgttgccgccgcctccgccacgGTGAGCCCGCTGCAGACACTCCCCGACGAGGCCGCCGACACGTTCACGGCAAACAGCAGCTACGGGTCCAACCTTGGAGCTCTCGGAGCGACCCTCGCCGCGGGCGCCCGCGCGTCGGGCTTCGCAAAGGGCAGCTACGGCGAGGCGCCTGACAAGGTGTACGGCTTCGTGCTCTGCCGGGGTGACTACACCGGCGCCAACTGCGCCGACGGCCTCAGAGCCGCCTTCCAGGGCGTGCCCGAGCGCGTCTTCTTCCGGAAGGCCGCCGTCGTCTACTACGACCAGTACATGCTCCGGTTCACCGACGACGAGCGGTCCTTCTCCAACATCAGCAACGAGCCGGAATGGTCGGCGAACAATATGAACTCCGTCAGGGGCTCCGAGGCAGCGGAGCGGTTGATGGGGAAGGTAGTGAAGCTGATGAACACCATGGCCGACCTTGCCACCTCCGGCAGCCCCAGGCTGACTAACCGGTCCCGGTACGCGACCGGCGAGGACGGGTTCGGTGAGCAGGGCGTGAGCACCGTGTACGGCCTGGTGCAGTGCAGGCCGGACCTCACCGGGCCACAGTGCAGGAGCTGCCTTGATGGCATTATCAAGCAGTTGCCGACGCTGTTTATGAGCAATAATATGAGCAACCAAGAGGCCTCCTTAAGCCGCGTCGGGGGCAGGATTTTGGGGGTTCGGTGTAATCTGCGATATGAGAAGGACTTATTCTTCGAGGAGACAAGTGACACTATCAAGATCGACATGCCTAAAA ATGGGAAGAGCGCGGTGTTTATGATTGTCATAGTTGGAGTTCCTCTCCTAGTTTTGCTCATCCTCGGCTTACTGCTAAGGCCATACATCGTGAAGAAAGTCAGAG AATCGTTATTGCAGAGGGAATTAGTCACCCTGAAAAAGGAAATTGTAAATGAAAGCGACTCAAGGTTTTCGTTGTTCAGATTTTCGAAAATAAGAAGTGCTACTAATAACTTCTCGGATAAAAATAAACTTGGAGAAGGTGGATTTGGCATTGTTTACAAG GGCCAGTTGTGTCACGATCAGGACATAGCAGTCAAACGGCTTTCTCCAAATTCAGTGCAGGGGTTCCGCGAGTTCATGAATGAAATCAAACTCATAGCCAGCCTACAACATAAGAATCTGGTCAGGCTTCTTGGATGCTGCATCAAAAGCAAAGAGAGGATACTTGTGTATGAATATATGCCAAACGGTAACTTGGAAGAGTTCATTTTTG GGGTAGGAGCAAAGAAGAGTTGGCCTGTACGTCACGGCATAATTGAAGGGATAGTAGAAGGCCTTCTCTATCTGCATGACTATGCGCATGAATGCATAGTTCACAGAGACATGAAACCAAGCAACATCCTATTAGATCATGAAATGAACCCAAAAATATCTGACTTTGGGATTGCAAGGATATGCCTCTCCAGCGTGACAGAATCAAATACGACAACGGCTATGGGAACATT TGGATACATCGCACCGGAGTACTACTCCCAGAATGTCTACTCAACAAGGTCAGACGTTTTCAGCTTCGGCATCCTAGTTCTCGAGATCATAAGTGGGAAGAGCGCCGTCGGTTCCTACCAATTATCCGGAAGATCATACGAGCTCAGGAAATAT GCATGGCAGCTGTGGAGAGAGCAGAGGTGCGACGAGCTGGTGGATGATTCGCTTGGCGAGGAGTACCCGGAGATGGACGTTATGAGGTGCATCCAGATCGCGCTTCTATGCGTCCAGGATAGCGCCGAGGACAGGCCTACCATGCGCGACGTGACGATGATGTTGAGCAACGGAAATAAGAGGCTGCTCCTACCTGTGCAGCCCGGTTCTTGCAGCGTACACATCGATGTCGGTACTGAAATAGAGTTGTGA
- the LOC125515325 gene encoding cysteine-rich receptor-like protein kinase 10 isoform X3 has product MPTYLLLLFFLALWLWPPAASVAAASATVSPLQTLPDEAADTFTANSSYGSNLGALGATLAAGARASGFAKGSYGEAPDKVYGFVLCRGDYTGANCADGLRAAFQGVPERVFFRKAAVVYYDQYMLRFTDDERSFSNISNEPEWSANNMNSVRGSEAAERLMGKVVKLMNTMADLATSGSPRLTNRSRYATGEDGFGEQGVSTVYGLVQCRPDLTGPQCRSCLDGIIKQLPTLFMSNNMSNQEASLSRVGGRILGVRCNLRYEKDLFFEETSDTIKIDMPKNGKSAVFMIVIVGVPLLVLLILGLLLRPYIVKKVRESLLQRELVTLKKEIVNESDSRFSLFRFSKIRSATNNFSDKNKLGEGGFGIVYKGQLCHDQDIAVKRLSPNSVQGFREFMNEIKLIASLQHKNLVRLLGCCIKSKERILVYEYMPNGNLEEFIFGVGAKKSWPVRHGIIEGIVEGLLYLHDYAHECIVHRDMKPSNILLDHEMNPKISDFGIARICLSSVTESNTTTAMGTFGYIAPEYYSQNVYSTRHGSCGESRGATSWWMIRLARSTRRWTL; this is encoded by the exons ATGCCCACgtacctcctcctcctcttcttcctcgcTTTGTGGTTGTGGCCACCGGCGGCGAGCgttgccgccgcctccgccacgGTGAGCCCGCTGCAGACACTCCCCGACGAGGCCGCCGACACGTTCACGGCAAACAGCAGCTACGGGTCCAACCTTGGAGCTCTCGGAGCGACCCTCGCCGCGGGCGCCCGCGCGTCGGGCTTCGCAAAGGGCAGCTACGGCGAGGCGCCTGACAAGGTGTACGGCTTCGTGCTCTGCCGGGGTGACTACACCGGCGCCAACTGCGCCGACGGCCTCAGAGCCGCCTTCCAGGGCGTGCCCGAGCGCGTCTTCTTCCGGAAGGCCGCCGTCGTCTACTACGACCAGTACATGCTCCGGTTCACCGACGACGAGCGGTCCTTCTCCAACATCAGCAACGAGCCGGAATGGTCGGCGAACAATATGAACTCCGTCAGGGGCTCCGAGGCAGCGGAGCGGTTGATGGGGAAGGTAGTGAAGCTGATGAACACCATGGCCGACCTTGCCACCTCCGGCAGCCCCAGGCTGACTAACCGGTCCCGGTACGCGACCGGCGAGGACGGGTTCGGTGAGCAGGGCGTGAGCACCGTGTACGGCCTGGTGCAGTGCAGGCCGGACCTCACCGGGCCACAGTGCAGGAGCTGCCTTGATGGCATTATCAAGCAGTTGCCGACGCTGTTTATGAGCAATAATATGAGCAACCAAGAGGCCTCCTTAAGCCGCGTCGGGGGCAGGATTTTGGGGGTTCGGTGTAATCTGCGATATGAGAAGGACTTATTCTTCGAGGAGACAAGTGACACTATCAAGATCGACATGCCTAAAA ATGGGAAGAGCGCGGTGTTTATGATTGTCATAGTTGGAGTTCCTCTCCTAGTTTTGCTCATCCTCGGCTTACTGCTAAGGCCATACATCGTGAAGAAAGTCAGAG AATCGTTATTGCAGAGGGAATTAGTCACCCTGAAAAAGGAAATTGTAAATGAAAGCGACTCAAGGTTTTCGTTGTTCAGATTTTCGAAAATAAGAAGTGCTACTAATAACTTCTCGGATAAAAATAAACTTGGAGAAGGTGGATTTGGCATTGTTTACAAG GGCCAGTTGTGTCACGATCAGGACATAGCAGTCAAACGGCTTTCTCCAAATTCAGTGCAGGGGTTCCGCGAGTTCATGAATGAAATCAAACTCATAGCCAGCCTACAACATAAGAATCTGGTCAGGCTTCTTGGATGCTGCATCAAAAGCAAAGAGAGGATACTTGTGTATGAATATATGCCAAACGGTAACTTGGAAGAGTTCATTTTTG GGGTAGGAGCAAAGAAGAGTTGGCCTGTACGTCACGGCATAATTGAAGGGATAGTAGAAGGCCTTCTCTATCTGCATGACTATGCGCATGAATGCATAGTTCACAGAGACATGAAACCAAGCAACATCCTATTAGATCATGAAATGAACCCAAAAATATCTGACTTTGGGATTGCAAGGATATGCCTCTCCAGCGTGACAGAATCAAATACGACAACGGCTATGGGAACATT TGGATACATCGCACCGGAGTACTACTCCCAGAATGTCTACTCAACAAG GCATGGCAGCTGTGGAGAGAGCAGAGGTGCGACGAGCTGGTGGATGATTCGCTTGGCGAGGAGTACCCGGAGATGGACGTTATGA
- the LOC125515325 gene encoding cysteine-rich receptor-like protein kinase 3 isoform X2, whose translation MPTYLLLLFFLALWLWPPAASVAAASATVSPLQTLPDEAADTFTANSSYGSNLGALGATLAAGARASGFAKGSYGEAPDKVYGFVLCRGDYTGANCADGLRAAFQGVPERVFFRKAAVVYYDQYMLRFTDDERSFSNISNEPEWSANNMNSVRGSEAAERLMGKVVKLMNTMADLATSGSPRLTNRSRYATGEDGFGEQGVSTVYGLVQCRPDLTGPQCRSCLDGIIKQLPTLFMSNNMSNQEASLSRVGGRILGVRCNLRYEKDLFFEETSDTIKIDMPKNGKSAVFMIVIVGVPLLVLLILGLLLRPYIVKKVRVQGFREFMNEIKLIASLQHKNLVRLLGCCIKSKERILVYEYMPNGNLEEFIFGVGAKKSWPVRHGIIEGIVEGLLYLHDYAHECIVHRDMKPSNILLDHEMNPKISDFGIARICLSSVTESNTTTAMGTFGYIAPEYYSQNVYSTRSDVFSFGILVLEIISGKSAVGSYQLSGRSYELRKYAWQLWREQRCDELVDDSLGEEYPEMDVMRCIQIALLCVQDSAEDRPTMRDVTMMLSNGNKRLLLPVQPGSCSVHIDVGTEIEL comes from the exons ATGCCCACgtacctcctcctcctcttcttcctcgcTTTGTGGTTGTGGCCACCGGCGGCGAGCgttgccgccgcctccgccacgGTGAGCCCGCTGCAGACACTCCCCGACGAGGCCGCCGACACGTTCACGGCAAACAGCAGCTACGGGTCCAACCTTGGAGCTCTCGGAGCGACCCTCGCCGCGGGCGCCCGCGCGTCGGGCTTCGCAAAGGGCAGCTACGGCGAGGCGCCTGACAAGGTGTACGGCTTCGTGCTCTGCCGGGGTGACTACACCGGCGCCAACTGCGCCGACGGCCTCAGAGCCGCCTTCCAGGGCGTGCCCGAGCGCGTCTTCTTCCGGAAGGCCGCCGTCGTCTACTACGACCAGTACATGCTCCGGTTCACCGACGACGAGCGGTCCTTCTCCAACATCAGCAACGAGCCGGAATGGTCGGCGAACAATATGAACTCCGTCAGGGGCTCCGAGGCAGCGGAGCGGTTGATGGGGAAGGTAGTGAAGCTGATGAACACCATGGCCGACCTTGCCACCTCCGGCAGCCCCAGGCTGACTAACCGGTCCCGGTACGCGACCGGCGAGGACGGGTTCGGTGAGCAGGGCGTGAGCACCGTGTACGGCCTGGTGCAGTGCAGGCCGGACCTCACCGGGCCACAGTGCAGGAGCTGCCTTGATGGCATTATCAAGCAGTTGCCGACGCTGTTTATGAGCAATAATATGAGCAACCAAGAGGCCTCCTTAAGCCGCGTCGGGGGCAGGATTTTGGGGGTTCGGTGTAATCTGCGATATGAGAAGGACTTATTCTTCGAGGAGACAAGTGACACTATCAAGATCGACATGCCTAAAA ATGGGAAGAGCGCGGTGTTTATGATTGTCATAGTTGGAGTTCCTCTCCTAGTTTTGCTCATCCTCGGCTTACTGCTAAGGCCATACATCGTGAAGAAAGTCAGAG TGCAGGGGTTCCGCGAGTTCATGAATGAAATCAAACTCATAGCCAGCCTACAACATAAGAATCTGGTCAGGCTTCTTGGATGCTGCATCAAAAGCAAAGAGAGGATACTTGTGTATGAATATATGCCAAACGGTAACTTGGAAGAGTTCATTTTTG GGGTAGGAGCAAAGAAGAGTTGGCCTGTACGTCACGGCATAATTGAAGGGATAGTAGAAGGCCTTCTCTATCTGCATGACTATGCGCATGAATGCATAGTTCACAGAGACATGAAACCAAGCAACATCCTATTAGATCATGAAATGAACCCAAAAATATCTGACTTTGGGATTGCAAGGATATGCCTCTCCAGCGTGACAGAATCAAATACGACAACGGCTATGGGAACATT TGGATACATCGCACCGGAGTACTACTCCCAGAATGTCTACTCAACAAGGTCAGACGTTTTCAGCTTCGGCATCCTAGTTCTCGAGATCATAAGTGGGAAGAGCGCCGTCGGTTCCTACCAATTATCCGGAAGATCATACGAGCTCAGGAAATAT GCATGGCAGCTGTGGAGAGAGCAGAGGTGCGACGAGCTGGTGGATGATTCGCTTGGCGAGGAGTACCCGGAGATGGACGTTATGAGGTGCATCCAGATCGCGCTTCTATGCGTCCAGGATAGCGCCGAGGACAGGCCTACCATGCGCGACGTGACGATGATGTTGAGCAACGGAAATAAGAGGCTGCTCCTACCTGTGCAGCCCGGTTCTTGCAGCGTACACATCGATGTCGGTACTGAAATAGAGTTGTGA